In Asterias amurensis chromosome 4, ASM3211899v1, one genomic interval encodes:
- the LOC139935727 gene encoding uridine 5'-monophosphate synthase-like, whose translation MADTRLDSLILRLFDVEAVKFGSFTLKSGIQSPVYFDLRVMVSYPEIMAEVAELLWEASIKSGADFKVVCGVPYTALPLATLIAVNHKKPMVIRRKEAKDYGTKKMIEGAFQQGDYCLIIEDVVTTGGSVYETAQSLEAVGMKVRDAVVLLDRGQGGNGRLKQQGINLQSVITLPKVLQVLNHHGKISSSVVDETEQFIVDNTFTNGASTTTQVQPAAAKKPRMQLTYENRAELCQHPVVKQLFSIMATKKTNLAFSADLTSCQKVLEFADKVGPHICLLKTHVDILEDFSAEFVSSLTALADKHNFLIFEDRKFADIGNTVKYQYGSGLYKIADWAHITNAHAVPGPGVIQGLKEVGGAKGRACLLLGQMSSSGNLATGEYTKATIKMAEDHADFVIGFICTSGLSSDPRFIHMTPGVKLAEGTDSLGQQYLTPEKVIGQQGSDIIIVGRGIYQADDPVEVAKMYKEAGFSAYMSLHS comes from the exons ATGGCGGACACACGTCTCGATTCGTTGATACTGAGGTTGTTTGATGTCGAAGCTGTGAAGTTTGGGTCGTTCACTTTGAAAAGTGGCATACAATCTCCCGTGTATTTTGATCTGAGAGTCATGGTTTCCTACCCAGAAATAATG gCAGAGGTTGCTGAGCTTCTGTGGGAGGCATCAATCAAGAGTGGCGCAGATTTCAAAGTGGTTTGTGGGGTGCCATACACAGCACTTCCATTGGCAACA CTGATAGCTGTAAATCACAAGAAGCCAATGGTGATCAGACGCAAAGAGGCCAAGGACTACGGCACAAAAAAGAtgatagagggcgctttccAGCAGGGAGATTATTGTCTAATTATTGAGGATGTTGTGACGACTGGTGGGAGTGTATATGAAACTGCTCAG TCTTTAGAAGCTGTTGGTATGAAAGTACGTGATGCAGTGGTGCTACTTGATCGAGGCCAGGGTGGAAACGGCAGGCTAAAACAACAAGGAATCAACTTACAAAG TGTTATAACCCTCCCTAAGGTGCTTCAGGTCTTAAACCATCATGGGAAAATCAGCTCCAGTGTCGTGGACGAGACAGAGCAGTTTATTGTTGACAATACTTTCACAAATGGTGCAAGTACCACGACCCAAGTACAACCAGCAGCAGCCAAGAAACCTCGCATG CAACTGACGTATGAGAATCGTGCTGAGTTATGTCAACATCCTGTTGTTAAGCAACTCTTCTCCATCATGGCCACCAAGAAAACCAACCTTGCCTTCTCAGCAGACCTCACATCTTGCCAGAAAGTTCTTGAG TTTGCAGACAAAGTCGGTCCTCATATTTGCCTCCTGAAGACGCATGTTGACATCCTTGAGGATTTCTCGGCAGAGTTTGTCTCATCGTTAACGGCGCTGGCTGACAAACACAACTTCCTCATATTTGAAGACAG GAAGTTTGCAGACATTGGCAACactgtcaaataccagtatggTTCCGGACTCTACAAAATTGCCGACTGGGCGCATATTACTAACGCTCATGCGGTACCAGGACCTGGAGTTATACAGGGGCTGAAAGAAGTGGGCGGGGCCAAAGGGAGGGCGTGTCTTCTACTTGGGCAGATGAGTTCATCCGGGAACCTTGCGACTGGCGAATATACAAAAG CAACTATAAAGATGGCGGAGGATCATGCAGACTTTGTGATAGGATTCATATGCACCTCAGGATTGTCGTCTGATCCAAGATTTATTCACATGACACCAG GGGTCAAATTGGCAGAGGGCACTGATTCATTAGGTCAGCAATACTTGACCCCTGAGAAGGTCATCGGACAGCAAGGAAGTGACATCATCATCGTTGGACGAGGGATCTATCAG GCAGATGACCCTGTTGAAGTGGCTAAGATGTATAAGGAGGCAGGTTTCTCTGCTTATATGAGCCTTCATTCTTGA
- the LOC139935728 gene encoding histamine N-methyltransferase A-like, with protein sequence MLSTYNLELANKCMYMYIHCMCCFIPAVFMHLFSSPLRKYSIHEIVLALNTTMSTAQVNNLKDLSTDEEYYQRVYDVFETVCDRREKMYEWICNDLPAVVDSIETGPGRALNVLSVGAGNGVIDIKMMSVLLVNHPLIHATILEPNPNVLQQYKALASKESAKLQGVSFEWRAETFDEYQKITNKERKFHFISCMSSIYYMGDLEPALQCLHGELDTGGILMVSLMSGEGGFGSLWQFLHKKFGRRGDLFTSSDVIEVSRKLNLNISVVQNFIYHCDLSACFGPPEELSEEASILLDFLTHTIGFARNASADCRDDVMRFLRSDACSDRGPLGQVILKGNNVAVFIRHE encoded by the exons ATGCTCTCTACGTACAATCTTGAACTGGCAAAcaaatgcatgtacatgtacatacattgtatGTGTTGCTTTATACCTGCAGTGTTTATGCACCTTTTTTCTTCCCCCTTAAGAAAATACTCTATACACGAAATAGTCCTAGCATTGAATACCACCATGTCTACGGCTCAAGTTAACAACCTCAAAGATCTGTCGACTGATGAAGAGTATTACCAAAGAGTCTACGAtgtttttgaaacagtttgtgaCAGACGGGAGAAGATGTATGAGTGGATTTGCAACGATCTACCGGCAGTTGTGGACTCGATCGAGACCGGCCCTGGACGGGCGTTAAACGTGCTGAGTGTTGGGGCAGGCAACG GTGTCATCGATATAAAGATGATGTCAGTGCTCCTGGTTAACCATCCTCTCATCCACGCCACTATCCTCGAGCCCAACCCAAATGTATTGCAGCAGTACAAAGCCTTAGCATCCAAAGAGTCGGCAAAGCTCCAAGGCGTAAGCTTCGAGTGGAGAGCTGAGACGTTCGATGAGTATCAAAAGATTACTAACAAGGAAAGAAAGTTTCATTTTATCAGCTGCATGAGTTCTATTTACTACATGGGTGATTTAGAACCGGCCTTGCAGTGTCTTCATGGTGAGCTGGATACAGGAGGTATCTTGATGGTGTCACTTATGTCAG GGGAAGGAGGATTCGGGAGTCTATGGCAGTTTCTTCATAAGAAGTTTGGCCGGAGAGGAGATCTGTTCACATCTTCAGACGTTATTGAGGTGTCACGAAAACTCAATCTCAACATTTCCGTAGTTCAAAACTTTATTTACCACTGTGACCTATCGGCTTGTTTCGGTCCCCCCGAAGAACTGTCCGAAGAGGCGAGTATTCTCCTCGACTTCTTGACTCATACCATCGGCTTTGCTCGGAATGCTTCGGCTGACTGTCGGGATGACGTAATGAGATTCCTAAGGAGTGACGCGTGCTCAGACCGAGGTCCTTTAGGTCAGGTGATTCTCAAAGGAAACAACGTTGCTGTGTTTATCCGTCATGAATGA